A segment of the Thermanaerothrix sp. genome:
GGCTTTTCAGCTGCCAAGACAACGACAGGACCGCCCTTGTGTCGCTGCTCTCGCGCATACCGTTCCGTATAGGCGGACATCGTCTATTCGGTTTCGCGTTCCATGCCTCCCAAGAGGAGGCTTGGGAAGTGTGGGGCGGAAAGACGAGGCCTGCTAAGTCGCTCTACGGGGATCCCAAGCGGTCAGAGGCCCTTCGTTCGATCCTTGGGGATCGAAGGGTGGTGATGTGTATACTGGGCACCAGCAAGCCCTACAAGAACTGGCTGGTGGATCACTGGATCCTCATGCTGTCTAAGCTGCCACATGGATTGACGGCGGTTCTCACCGGCAGCGGCCCGGAAGAGACCCGAATGGCCAATCTCGTAGAGGAGGCAGTGGGCCCCCAAAGGGTCATCAACCTGGCGGATCGTTTGGACCTTATGGACCTGATAGCCCTTTCGGAGATGTCTTCCTGTGCGGTGGGAGGGGATACGGGTCCGCTGCACATGGCACGGGAGGCGGGGATTCCTTGCGTTGGGCTCTTCGCCATAAAGGACCCT
Coding sequences within it:
- a CDS encoding glycosyltransferase family 9 protein, which gives rise to MDKPLPVPQDGERMLFVRFSSLGDVVLAMKEAKALKDRFPGIELWWLCCDEYSELVTSQPYVDGVVGWDRSEGRMSVFKLIDRIKGMKFRWLFSCQDNDRTALVSLLSRIPFRIGGHRLFGFAFHASQEEAWEVWGGKTRPAKSLYGDPKRSEALRSILGDRRVVMCILGTSKPYKNWLVDHWILMLSKLPHGLTAVLTGSGPEETRMANLVEEAVGPQRVINLADRLDLMDLIALSEMSSCAVGGDTGPLHMAREAGIPCVGLFAIKDPAQCSHEGPNLTSVISPLAVDDYEPLKVDPDQQRVMRAIDPDVVLSLTVKAALRE